The Geotalea uraniireducens Rf4 genome window below encodes:
- a CDS encoding electron transfer flavoprotein subunit beta/FixA family protein, whose protein sequence is MFVVACIKQVPDTTQVQIDPVTNTLVREGIPFIVNPYDTHALEESLRMKEKYGFRAAALSMGPPNAEAALKKALALGVDDAVLLSDRVFGGADTLSTSNVLAAAIRKLAEEDEVGLVFCGKQTIDGDTAQVGPGIAVRLGFSQLTLVDRIEHLDFMEKKIRVRRKLEGRYEIVEARLPAMITVVRELNRPRYPTVPMRLKSANAQVRVWDNGQLKLDVNSIGLKGSPTWVSRIFSPERSKGEVIGDGMNDPVGTARLLVEQLLAKDMLAV, encoded by the coding sequence ATGTTCGTAGTTGCGTGTATCAAGCAAGTGCCCGACACGACCCAGGTCCAGATAGACCCGGTCACCAATACCCTGGTGCGGGAGGGGATTCCGTTCATCGTCAACCCCTACGACACCCATGCCCTGGAAGAGAGTCTGCGGATGAAGGAGAAATACGGATTCCGGGCCGCGGCCCTTTCCATGGGCCCTCCCAATGCGGAAGCGGCTCTGAAGAAGGCGCTCGCCCTCGGCGTAGACGATGCCGTTCTCCTTTCCGACCGGGTCTTCGGCGGGGCCGACACCCTTTCCACCAGCAATGTTCTTGCGGCTGCCATCAGGAAGCTTGCCGAAGAGGATGAGGTGGGACTCGTCTTCTGCGGCAAGCAGACCATCGACGGCGATACCGCCCAGGTGGGACCCGGCATCGCGGTGCGGCTTGGATTTTCCCAGCTGACGCTGGTCGACCGGATCGAGCATCTGGACTTCATGGAAAAAAAAATCCGGGTGCGGCGCAAACTGGAAGGGCGGTACGAGATCGTCGAGGCGCGCCTGCCGGCGATGATCACCGTGGTGCGGGAGCTCAACCGGCCGCGCTACCCGACGGTCCCCATGCGGTTGAAATCGGCAAATGCCCAGGTCAGGGTCTGGGACAACGGTCAGCTTAAACTGGATGTGAACAGTATCGGCCTGAAAGGTTCCCCCACCTGGGTGAGCAGGATCTTTTCGCCGGAACGGAGCAAGGGAGAGGTCATCGGCGACGGCATGAACGATCCGGTGGGCACCGCCCGTTTGTTGGTGGAGCAACTGCTGGCCAAGGACATGCTTGCGGTGTAA
- a CDS encoding MOSC domain-containing protein: MTPKVVAVSISEKKGERKTPVAEVLLRENHGIVGDGHAGEWHRQISLLAMESIGKMQKMGLDVGAGDFAENITTQGIELPALPIGSRLAIGEVLLEISQIGKECHTRCAIYYQAGDCVMPKEGIFAKVVRGGVVRPQDEIRVL; this comes from the coding sequence ATGACCCCGAAGGTTGTGGCAGTCAGTATCAGCGAGAAAAAAGGGGAGCGCAAGACGCCCGTGGCGGAGGTTCTGCTCAGGGAGAACCATGGCATAGTCGGCGACGGCCATGCCGGGGAGTGGCACCGCCAGATCAGCCTCTTGGCCATGGAAAGCATAGGCAAGATGCAGAAGATGGGGCTAGATGTGGGAGCAGGGGACTTTGCCGAGAACATCACCACGCAGGGGATCGAACTGCCGGCCCTGCCGATCGGTTCCAGACTCGCCATCGGGGAGGTGCTTCTTGAAATATCCCAGATCGGCAAGGAATGTCATACCCGTTGCGCCATCTATTACCAGGCTGGAGACTGCGTCATGCCGAAAGAGGGAATCTTTGCCAAGGTTGTCAGGGGCGGTGTTGTCAGGCCCCAGGATGAGATCAGGGTGCTGTGA
- the moaA gene encoding GTP 3',8-cyclase MoaA, producing the protein MELIDSYGRRINYLRLSVTDRCNLRCSYCMPAEGIPKLQHGEMLSYEDLYRVACESVALGIEKIRVTGGEPLVRKGLVQFIGRLADIPGLKELVLTTNGLLLGELAIPLRQAGAQRLNISLDSLKPETFARITRGGDLRKVVDGIAAAEEAGFPPVKINMVVMKGINDDELLDFAALTIHKPYTVRFIEYMPTLRDKGWNSQCMAGSEILERIGRHYPLLPLVGNEMAGPSRNFKIRGSAGAIGIITPISGHFCDSCNRIRVTASGLLRGCLFADNGVDLKPLLHGADNGPLRETLRRIVTGKPGRHHLAEDETAHGSVAMSQIGG; encoded by the coding sequence ATGGAACTGATTGATTCATATGGCCGGCGCATAAATTACCTCAGGTTATCCGTTACGGATCGATGCAATCTGCGCTGCAGTTACTGCATGCCGGCCGAGGGAATCCCCAAGCTACAGCATGGAGAGATGCTGAGTTATGAGGATTTATATCGCGTGGCCTGCGAATCTGTTGCCCTGGGGATTGAAAAGATCCGGGTTACCGGCGGAGAACCGCTCGTCAGGAAGGGACTGGTCCAATTCATAGGGCGACTGGCGGATATACCCGGCCTCAAGGAGCTGGTTCTTACCACAAATGGTTTGCTTCTCGGCGAGTTGGCCATTCCCTTGCGACAGGCGGGGGCGCAGCGTCTGAACATCAGCCTAGATTCGTTGAAGCCCGAGACTTTTGCCCGGATTACCCGAGGCGGGGATCTCCGCAAGGTTGTGGACGGCATTGCCGCTGCGGAGGAGGCCGGTTTTCCTCCGGTGAAGATCAACATGGTCGTCATGAAGGGGATCAACGACGACGAGCTGCTGGACTTCGCTGCACTGACTATCCATAAGCCGTACACGGTCCGCTTCATTGAATACATGCCGACCCTCAGGGATAAGGGGTGGAACTCCCAATGCATGGCCGGGAGTGAGATCCTTGAGCGCATCGGCCGGCATTATCCGTTATTGCCGCTGGTCGGTAATGAAATGGCGGGTCCGTCCAGAAACTTCAAAATCAGAGGCTCGGCAGGGGCCATCGGTATCATCACGCCGATATCCGGTCACTTCTGCGATAGCTGTAACCGCATCAGGGTAACCGCATCAGGTCTGTTGCGGGGATGCCTGTTTGCCGATAATGGGGTTGATCTCAAGCCTCTTCTGCATGGAGCCGACAATGGGCCTTTGCGGGAAACACTGCGGCGGATCGTCACGGGAAAGCCGGGCCGTCACCATCTGGCGGAAGATGAAACGGCGCATGGCTCGGTGGCCATGTCGCAAATCGGTGGGTGA
- the mdh gene encoding iron-dependent methanol dehydrogenase, protein MALGEQTYGFYIPTVSLMGIGCSKETGAQAKALGATNLLIVTDAGLSKMGVADKIKAQLEEAGLKAVIFDGAEPNPTDKNVHDGVKVYQDNKCDGIVSLGGGSSHDCGKGVGLVIGNGGHIRDFEGVNKSAKPMPPFLAINTTAGTASEMTRFCIITNTDTHVKMAIVDWRVTPNIAINDPLLMVGKPSALTAATGMDALTHAVEAYVSTIATPITDACAIKAIELIAQNLSTAVANGENLEARDAMAYAEYLAGMAFNNASLGYVHSMAHQLGGFYNLPHGVCNAILLPAVSQFNIIACPKRFADIAAALGENITGLSVVEAADKAIAAIRRLSASIGIPAGLKSLNVKEEDLKVMAENAKKDACQLTNPRKATLEQVIDIFKAAM, encoded by the coding sequence ATGGCATTAGGAGAACAGACGTACGGATTTTACATCCCAACAGTTTCATTGATGGGGATCGGCTGCTCGAAGGAAACAGGGGCGCAGGCCAAGGCGCTCGGCGCCACCAACCTGCTGATCGTCACCGATGCAGGGCTTTCCAAGATGGGTGTTGCCGACAAGATCAAGGCCCAGCTGGAAGAGGCCGGCCTCAAGGCCGTCATCTTCGACGGCGCAGAACCCAACCCGACCGACAAAAACGTCCATGACGGCGTAAAGGTCTATCAGGACAACAAGTGCGACGGCATCGTCTCCCTCGGCGGCGGCAGCTCCCATGACTGCGGCAAGGGCGTAGGCCTCGTCATCGGCAACGGCGGCCACATCCGCGACTTCGAAGGCGTCAACAAGTCTGCAAAGCCGATGCCCCCCTTCCTCGCCATCAACACCACCGCCGGCACCGCTTCCGAAATGACCCGTTTCTGCATCATCACCAACACCGACACCCATGTAAAAATGGCCATCGTCGACTGGCGCGTCACACCAAACATCGCCATCAACGATCCGCTCCTGATGGTCGGTAAACCTTCCGCACTGACAGCAGCCACCGGTATGGACGCCCTGACCCACGCGGTCGAGGCTTATGTTTCAACCATCGCCACCCCGATCACCGACGCCTGCGCAATCAAGGCAATCGAACTCATCGCTCAGAACCTGAGCACAGCAGTAGCCAACGGCGAAAACCTGGAAGCCCGCGACGCAATGGCCTATGCAGAGTATCTGGCCGGCATGGCATTCAACAACGCCAGCCTTGGTTATGTACACTCCATGGCTCATCAGCTGGGCGGCTTCTACAACCTCCCGCACGGCGTCTGCAACGCCATTCTTCTCCCGGCCGTCAGCCAGTTCAACATTATCGCCTGTCCGAAGCGTTTTGCCGATATCGCTGCTGCCCTGGGTGAGAACATCACCGGCCTTTCAGTTGTAGAAGCCGCTGATAAGGCGATAGCCGCAATCCGCAGGCTTTCTGCTTCCATCGGCATCCCCGCCGGCCTCAAGTCGCTGAATGTTAAAGAAGAAGACCTGAAGGTCATGGCTGAAAATGCCAAGAAAGACGCTTGCCAGCTGACCAACCCACGCAAAGCTACCCTGGAGCAGGTCATCGACATCTTCAAGGCAGCAATGTAA
- a CDS encoding aldehyde ferredoxin oxidoreductase family protein has translation MDKILRVNMTDLTTKLETVPTEWAGLGGRGLTSTIVAAEVPADCHPLGPNNKLVFAPGLLTGTAAANSGRLSAGAKSPLTGGIKESNAGGTAAQMLARLGIKALIIEGLPKADKWYNLHVNKDGVTIQEETELLGKGNFAVIEDLEARLGKKTGVLTIGPAGELKMTAANISVKDPDSKIRSHGRGGLGAVMGSKKIKYISIDDAGAPGIKIADPEKFKVAARTFAKALLDHPVSGEGLPTYGTNVLVNILNEAGGLPTRNFTVGQFEAHDKISGETMHDTIVARGGKPKHGCHAGCIIQCSQVYNDKDGKYVTSGFEYETIWGLGADCCIDNLDDIARADNLMDDIGIDSIETAVMFGVAMEAGILPFGDSKEMLRLLTEEIGKGTPLGRILGGGAGSVGKAYGVTRVPVVKNQGIPAYDPRSVKGIGITYATSTMGADHTSGYTIATNILNVGGYVDPLKKDGQVELSRNLQIATAAVDSTGMCIFIAFPALDIPECLPALIDMINARFGINLTGDDVTNLGKHILKVEHQFNIEAGFTNKHDRLPEFFKTEPVAPHNAVWDFTDAEIDEFWNF, from the coding sequence ATGGACAAAATTTTACGCGTAAACATGACCGACCTGACCACCAAGCTTGAGACAGTGCCCACCGAATGGGCCGGTCTCGGCGGCCGCGGTCTGACCTCCACCATCGTCGCCGCAGAAGTGCCGGCCGACTGTCACCCCCTCGGACCCAACAACAAGCTGGTATTTGCTCCGGGACTCCTTACCGGCACCGCCGCTGCCAACTCCGGCCGTCTCTCCGCCGGGGCCAAGAGCCCGCTCACCGGTGGCATCAAGGAAAGCAACGCCGGCGGCACCGCAGCACAGATGCTGGCCCGTCTCGGCATCAAGGCACTGATCATCGAAGGGCTCCCAAAAGCGGACAAATGGTACAACCTCCATGTGAACAAGGACGGCGTGACCATCCAGGAAGAAACGGAACTGCTCGGCAAGGGTAATTTCGCGGTAATAGAGGACCTTGAGGCCCGCCTGGGGAAGAAAACCGGCGTCCTGACCATCGGCCCTGCCGGTGAGTTGAAGATGACCGCCGCCAACATCTCCGTCAAGGACCCGGACAGCAAGATCCGCAGCCACGGCCGTGGCGGTCTCGGCGCAGTCATGGGCTCCAAGAAAATCAAGTACATCTCCATCGACGACGCCGGCGCTCCCGGAATCAAGATTGCCGATCCGGAAAAATTCAAGGTGGCGGCAAGAACGTTCGCCAAGGCCCTGCTCGACCACCCGGTCAGCGGCGAAGGTCTCCCCACATACGGCACCAACGTGCTGGTCAACATCCTCAACGAGGCGGGCGGTCTGCCGACCCGCAACTTCACCGTAGGCCAGTTCGAAGCCCATGACAAGATCTCCGGCGAGACCATGCACGATACCATCGTCGCCCGCGGCGGCAAGCCGAAGCATGGCTGCCACGCCGGTTGTATCATCCAGTGCTCCCAGGTATACAACGACAAGGACGGCAAATACGTAACCTCCGGCTTTGAGTACGAAACCATCTGGGGACTGGGGGCCGACTGCTGCATCGACAACCTGGACGATATCGCCCGCGCCGACAACCTCATGGACGACATCGGCATCGACTCCATCGAAACCGCCGTCATGTTCGGCGTGGCCATGGAAGCCGGCATCCTCCCATTCGGGGACAGCAAGGAAATGCTCCGCCTCCTTACCGAGGAAATCGGCAAGGGAACCCCGCTCGGCCGCATCCTCGGCGGCGGCGCCGGTTCGGTAGGCAAGGCCTACGGCGTCACCAGAGTCCCGGTGGTGAAAAACCAAGGCATTCCGGCCTATGATCCCCGCTCGGTCAAAGGGATCGGCATCACCTACGCCACCAGCACCATGGGCGCCGACCACACCTCCGGCTATACCATAGCCACCAACATCCTCAACGTCGGCGGATATGTGGATCCGCTGAAGAAAGACGGCCAGGTCGAGCTTTCCCGCAATCTGCAGATTGCCACCGCTGCCGTAGATTCCACCGGCATGTGCATCTTCATCGCCTTCCCTGCCCTGGACATCCCCGAGTGCCTGCCGGCCCTGATCGACATGATCAACGCCCGTTTCGGCATCAACCTGACCGGTGACGACGTCACCAACCTGGGCAAGCATATCCTGAAGGTGGAGCATCAGTTCAATATCGAGGCGGGTTTCACCAACAAGCACGACCGTCTCCCGGAATTCTTCAAGACCGAACCGGTGGCGCCCCACAATGCAGTATGGGATTTCACCGATGCAGAGATCGACGAGTTCTGGAATTTCTAG
- a CDS encoding MoaD/ThiS family protein, giving the protein MHITVKLFATFRNGRFKVAQQEHPDGTDCRKIVLELGLTEEEIGIILVNSRHATLDHLLQDGDTLALFPLVGGG; this is encoded by the coding sequence ATGCATATCACCGTCAAGCTATTCGCCACATTCAGAAACGGAAGATTCAAGGTCGCTCAACAGGAGCACCCGGACGGGACCGACTGCCGAAAGATCGTCCTGGAACTGGGCCTGACCGAAGAAGAGATAGGCATCATCCTGGTCAACAGCCGTCACGCCACCCTTGATCATCTGCTGCAAGACGGTGACACCCTGGCCCTCTTTCCCCTGGTCGGCGGAGGTTGA
- a CDS encoding HesA/MoeB/ThiF family protein, translating into MNNILYFLQERLSDGLLSWAAQKEAAELFGLSYATVEELALENGMFPARYQRNRNMISVTEQLKLYRSKVAVIGCGGLGGYIIEELARLGIGGIVAIDPDIFEEHNLNRQLLSSPGALGKAKVEAALARVNEVNPAVTVTPIKDAFCTANGPELLKGVTVAVDALDSIAYRLELAETCTELEIPMVHGAIGGWYGHVATQLPGDTTVQSIYRNWVEGKGIEKQLGNPAFTPAVVASLEVAEVCKIILGKGELLRNRKLSIDLLDMEIHEISYDVPVELVSAA; encoded by the coding sequence ATGAACAACATACTGTATTTTCTTCAGGAACGGCTGTCGGACGGCCTTCTTTCCTGGGCAGCGCAAAAAGAAGCTGCCGAACTGTTCGGCTTGAGCTACGCAACCGTCGAAGAGCTGGCCCTGGAAAACGGCATGTTCCCTGCCAGGTACCAGCGCAACCGGAACATGATATCCGTCACGGAACAGTTGAAGTTGTACCGAAGCAAGGTCGCCGTGATCGGTTGCGGCGGTCTTGGCGGCTATATCATCGAGGAACTGGCCCGGCTCGGCATTGGCGGAATCGTAGCCATCGATCCGGACATATTCGAAGAACACAACCTGAACCGGCAACTGCTCTCCTCCCCCGGCGCCCTGGGGAAAGCCAAGGTGGAAGCAGCACTGGCACGGGTCAACGAGGTCAATCCGGCGGTGACGGTAACCCCGATCAAGGACGCTTTCTGCACGGCCAACGGCCCGGAACTCCTGAAGGGGGTGACCGTAGCGGTCGATGCCCTGGACAGCATCGCCTACCGTCTTGAACTGGCTGAAACCTGCACGGAACTGGAAATCCCCATGGTTCACGGGGCGATCGGCGGCTGGTACGGTCATGTGGCCACCCAGTTACCCGGCGACACCACGGTGCAGAGCATCTATCGCAACTGGGTTGAAGGAAAAGGGATTGAGAAGCAGTTAGGGAACCCGGCATTTACCCCGGCTGTAGTGGCAAGCCTGGAAGTGGCCGAAGTCTGCAAGATCATACTGGGCAAGGGTGAACTGTTGCGCAACCGGAAGCTCAGCATCGACCTGCTGGACATGGAAATCCACGAGATAAGCTATGATGTGCCGGTAGAATTGGTCAGCGCAGCATAG
- a CDS encoding porin family protein → MRNRLISMLAAAMLLTATTITPAEAAFVIGGENGWQLSTDGIVDVFSVYQSTSPAPAGADGSKRFTSFLSGSTDQFQNFGVKVGLLPSLIAFNIKAPTVNGVDSNVRVGIYPSIQNKNQDTRFEVNPNIDFREFYYTAKGTYGELLAGRALNLYQAKNILTDMTLLTAGVVPAPGTSTTLGHIGYGYLYTNFGPQIRYTTPDLNGVKVAFSVNEPYKISSDTAKTNTPRLETEISYATVLNGGTTLQAWASGLFETATRSKAAGVARPGEQNQSIGGAAGIEAGFSGVDLMASGYAGEGLGMISAQDGDAFGSSSTDAAGKERTHFGFLVQATYKLTPDIKIGANYGQNRQVESDDDKTKRGVGGSFSPMKKQEAAVGMVTYNFNKFTQFIVEYAYAQNTWHDRATQHSNSVAIGTMFYW, encoded by the coding sequence ATGCGTAACAGATTAATTTCCATGCTGGCAGCGGCCATGCTGCTGACAGCAACCACAATAACACCGGCCGAGGCAGCGTTCGTCATCGGTGGAGAAAACGGCTGGCAGCTCAGCACAGACGGTATCGTCGACGTTTTCTCCGTCTATCAGTCTACCAGTCCAGCGCCTGCAGGCGCAGACGGCTCTAAGAGATTCACCTCTTTTCTCAGTGGTTCCACTGATCAGTTCCAGAATTTCGGGGTGAAGGTAGGGCTTCTGCCGTCGTTAATCGCATTCAACATCAAGGCCCCCACCGTCAATGGGGTCGACTCGAACGTACGGGTCGGTATCTATCCGAGTATTCAGAATAAGAACCAGGACACCAGATTTGAAGTCAATCCCAACATCGATTTCCGGGAATTCTACTACACCGCAAAGGGGACATACGGCGAATTGCTTGCCGGCCGTGCCCTGAACCTTTACCAGGCGAAAAACATCCTGACCGACATGACGCTCCTTACGGCAGGCGTTGTTCCGGCACCCGGCACCTCCACGACCCTGGGCCATATCGGCTACGGCTACCTCTACACCAACTTCGGCCCCCAGATCCGTTACACCACTCCCGATCTTAACGGCGTCAAGGTGGCCTTCAGTGTCAACGAGCCTTACAAGATCAGTTCCGATACCGCCAAGACCAACACCCCGCGCCTCGAAACCGAGATCTCCTACGCCACGGTCCTGAACGGCGGCACTACGCTGCAGGCTTGGGCGTCCGGCCTCTTCGAGACTGCAACCCGCAGTAAAGCGGCTGGCGTAGCACGTCCGGGTGAGCAGAACCAATCCATCGGCGGTGCGGCCGGCATCGAAGCCGGCTTCAGCGGCGTCGATCTTATGGCGTCCGGTTACGCCGGCGAGGGGCTCGGCATGATCAGTGCGCAGGACGGCGATGCGTTCGGTTCCTCATCGACGGATGCCGCCGGCAAGGAGCGGACCCATTTCGGCTTCCTGGTCCAGGCGACCTACAAGCTGACCCCCGATATCAAGATCGGAGCCAACTACGGGCAAAACCGCCAGGTAGAAAGCGATGACGACAAGACCAAGCGCGGCGTAGGCGGTTCCTTCTCCCCCATGAAGAAACAGGAAGCGGCAGTGGGCATGGTCACTTACAACTTCAACAAGTTCACACAATTCATCGTTGAGTACGCCTATGCCCAGAACACCTGGCATGACCGCGCCACGCAGCATTCCAACAGCGTTGCGATAGGCACGATGTTTTACTGGTAG
- the gptM gene encoding geopeptide radical SAM maturase, whose protein sequence is MRLSRYIKIYPYAEKPGYSLLYSTRRASVILLNEATLKAAREGTLSQANQETLHRLGFLVPDDHDERQEMLTLFDRTNRAGREFNAMLVLNMDCNLDCTYCYEGGLKGKRYMTLETADLFIDFVEKNHLAAGKSVDLDFYGGEPLLSVDLIRYVSGRLKPLVEKRGGEYTFNLVTNGTLLTAELARELVPLGLRKAKVTIDGPREIHDAFRPFVSGAGSFDSIVRNVKATCELVGIQFTGNYTRDNYREFPRLLDHILAEGITPDKLAMVMFAPVTSTMAEYGLPEFREGCDSTEEPWLIEASLFLRQEILKRGFNTPKIRSSSCMVEAPDNIIVGFDGTIYKCPAFIGRKEFAVGDLRTGIQDYRDSHKLDLWKNDACLDCAYLPICFGGCRFLKLLRDGRIDGVDCRKDYLDAALETYILQDIKLRPVSEKH, encoded by the coding sequence ATGCGACTTTCTCGATACATCAAAATCTATCCTTACGCGGAAAAGCCAGGTTACTCCCTCCTTTATTCCACCAGACGTGCGTCCGTCATACTGCTCAACGAAGCTACGTTAAAGGCGGCAAGAGAAGGCACGCTCTCTCAGGCCAACCAGGAGACCTTGCACCGCCTTGGCTTCCTGGTCCCCGACGATCATGACGAGCGGCAGGAAATGCTCACGCTTTTCGACCGGACAAACCGCGCCGGCAGGGAGTTCAACGCCATGCTGGTCCTGAACATGGACTGCAACCTGGACTGCACTTACTGCTATGAAGGTGGTTTGAAGGGGAAACGCTACATGACGCTGGAGACGGCGGACCTCTTCATCGATTTTGTCGAAAAGAATCATCTCGCCGCAGGCAAGTCCGTTGACCTTGATTTTTACGGCGGGGAGCCGCTCCTGAGCGTTGACCTGATCAGGTACGTATCCGGGAGATTGAAGCCTCTCGTGGAAAAGAGGGGAGGGGAGTACACCTTCAACCTGGTCACGAATGGGACCCTTTTGACCGCGGAACTGGCCAGGGAGCTTGTGCCACTTGGGCTGCGCAAGGCAAAGGTGACCATTGACGGGCCGCGGGAGATCCATGATGCGTTCAGGCCTTTCGTATCGGGTGCCGGCTCTTTCGACTCAATCGTCAGGAACGTCAAGGCCACCTGTGAGTTAGTCGGGATCCAGTTTACCGGAAATTACACCCGCGATAATTACCGGGAGTTTCCCCGCCTCCTCGACCATATCCTGGCAGAGGGGATCACACCGGACAAGCTGGCGATGGTCATGTTCGCCCCCGTGACTAGTACCATGGCCGAGTACGGCCTCCCTGAATTCAGGGAAGGGTGCGATTCCACCGAAGAACCATGGCTCATCGAGGCGAGTCTGTTCCTCCGTCAAGAGATTCTGAAGCGCGGCTTCAACACCCCCAAGATAAGGTCCTCCTCCTGCATGGTGGAAGCTCCCGATAACATCATCGTCGGTTTTGACGGGACCATCTACAAATGCCCTGCCTTCATCGGCAGGAAGGAATTTGCCGTCGGTGATCTGCGCACAGGTATTCAGGATTACCGTGATTCGCACAAGCTCGACCTGTGGAAAAACGATGCATGCCTCGACTGCGCCTACCTCCCCATATGCTTTGGCGGGTGCAGATTCCTCAAGCTGCTGCGGGACGGCAGGATCGACGGGGTGGATTGCAGGAAGGATTATCTCGATGCGGCCCTGGAGACATATATTTTGCAGGATATAAAACTCAGGCCGGTGTCAGAAAAACATTGA
- a CDS encoding TonB-dependent receptor plug domain-containing protein has product MKRTFLFLYVLSIAFYLPTPLYAQPDEPEEELKVLQMFYKEKDLVETATRYPKPIAQVAENITVVTAAEIEAINAHTLTDILNYIPGVQVDSRGGSGSIANIFVQGSEFRHVLVMIDGVTLNNLSDNAADFGSLPVQEIEKVEIIKGPASSSWGSSLGGVINVITKSPDEMRVFGGTASASIGDRNTGDYRGEASGKSGDLGYYLSTGKLLSDGLTPSTSFDGNNVYTKLRWEPTDKTGLLFTLGYIYGTRGAGESQVYDFSIRNDFEHLFTTLALDHALSDNLDLHLSARGLKQHDDFFRSRFSTGAPVTKMSGDEATIGGSAKLVWRQGMHNLLVGADYDNRELDSTNRDLQSDTMSNGKQRLEKWALFTNDTIAIDKFSFTPGIRYDQTSTNGNFFSPSFGVTYTPAESTILRASVARGFSIPPLFATFGTGLFSLPNPGLKMEKVWSYQVGLESAPVRYLWLKTTLFRHDVTDVLAFETTGNDSIRIINNGRQRKQGGEVELKSLPLYNMSLLAGFAFVDLRDRDTGERVTGAGRITYDIGLQYDDQRSFSGNLRGHYIGWDADTAHNAFIWDLYLAKKIFTGDGRTVETFFSARNLFNSSQFYFSEFRTPGRWFEGGVRFRF; this is encoded by the coding sequence TTGAAAAGAACATTCTTGTTTTTATATGTGTTGTCAATCGCCTTTTATCTTCCTACTCCGCTCTATGCCCAGCCGGATGAGCCTGAAGAAGAACTGAAGGTACTGCAGATGTTTTACAAGGAAAAAGACCTCGTGGAAACTGCAACCCGTTATCCCAAGCCGATTGCCCAGGTGGCGGAGAACATCACCGTCGTCACCGCCGCAGAGATCGAGGCGATCAATGCCCATACCCTGACCGACATCCTCAACTATATCCCCGGCGTGCAGGTGGATAGCCGGGGCGGCTCCGGCAGCATAGCAAATATCTTCGTTCAGGGTTCCGAATTCCGCCATGTGCTGGTGATGATCGACGGCGTGACATTGAACAACCTGTCCGACAATGCTGCCGATTTCGGCTCACTACCTGTCCAGGAGATCGAAAAGGTCGAGATCATCAAGGGGCCGGCGTCATCCTCCTGGGGGTCGTCGCTCGGCGGCGTCATCAACGTCATCACCAAGTCGCCGGATGAGATGCGCGTCTTCGGCGGCACGGCCTCCGCCTCCATTGGCGACAGAAATACCGGCGACTACCGGGGTGAGGCCTCCGGCAAGTCCGGCGATTTGGGCTATTACCTCTCCACCGGCAAGCTCCTTTCCGACGGCCTCACCCCAAGCACCTCCTTCGACGGGAACAACGTCTACACCAAACTACGCTGGGAGCCGACCGACAAGACCGGCCTTCTCTTCACTCTGGGATACATCTACGGCACACGTGGAGCAGGTGAGTCGCAGGTGTACGACTTTTCTATCCGAAATGACTTCGAGCATCTCTTTACCACCCTGGCTTTGGACCACGCCCTGTCCGACAACCTGGATCTGCATCTCTCCGCCAGGGGGCTGAAGCAGCACGACGATTTTTTCCGGAGCCGGTTCAGTACCGGTGCCCCGGTGACGAAAATGAGCGGGGACGAGGCGACCATCGGCGGGAGCGCCAAACTTGTCTGGCGGCAGGGGATGCACAACCTTCTGGTCGGCGCCGATTACGACAACCGGGAACTTGATAGTACCAACAGGGACCTGCAATCCGACACCATGAGCAATGGTAAACAACGCCTTGAAAAGTGGGCGCTGTTTACCAACGACACCATCGCCATCGACAAATTTTCCTTCACCCCCGGCATCCGTTATGACCAGACGAGCACCAACGGCAATTTCTTCAGCCCAAGTTTTGGCGTGACCTATACTCCGGCGGAAAGCACCATTCTGCGGGCCTCCGTTGCCCGGGGGTTCAGCATTCCTCCCCTTTTCGCCACCTTCGGCACCGGTCTCTTCTCCCTGCCGAACCCCGGCCTGAAGATGGAGAAAGTCTGGTCGTACCAAGTCGGCTTGGAATCGGCCCCCGTCAGATACCTCTGGCTTAAGACCACCCTGTTCCGCCATGACGTAACGGACGTGCTCGCTTTCGAAACAACAGGCAATGATTCGATCAGGATAATCAACAACGGAAGGCAACGTAAACAGGGGGGGGAGGTGGAATTGAAGAGCCTTCCCTTGTACAATATGTCCCTTCTGGCGGGGTTTGCCTTTGTCGATTTGAGAGATCGGGACACCGGTGAAAGGGTGACGGGCGCTGGCCGTATAACTTACGATATCGGCCTTCAGTACGACGACCAGCGGTCCTTCTCGGGAAACCTGAGGGGGCATTACATCGGATGGGATGCCGACACGGCGCACAATGCCTTCATCTGGGACCTTTACCTGGCGAAAAAAATATTTACCGGGGATGGTCGGACGGTCGAGACGTTTTTCAGCGCCCGCAACCTCTTCAACAGCTCCCAGTTCTACTTTTCGGAGTTCAGGACCCCGGGCAGGTGGTTCGAGGGTGGGGTCAGGTTCAGGTTCTAG